A region from the Rhodamnia argentea isolate NSW1041297 chromosome 7, ASM2092103v1, whole genome shotgun sequence genome encodes:
- the LOC115749541 gene encoding probable inactive purple acid phosphatase 27 — protein MGRSPLLTVDSMLSLVAVLLVVGVRIASAVAGEQPLSKIAIHNAVYALHENASISAHPLVLGLKGEDTEWVVVDFQSPRPAEDDWVAVFSPANFNSSTCPPNDPRQRAPFICSAPIKYKFANESSSDYTKTGNASLEFQLINQRSDFSFALFSGGLSNPKLVAVSNFINYANPKAPLYPRLSQGKSWDEMTVTWTSGYNIHEAIPFVEWCLEEETQTRAPAGTLTIQQNSMCGPPARTVGWRDPGFIHTSFLKNLWPNARYTYRLGHRLANNSYVWSKVYSFKSPPYPGQDSLQQVVIFGDMGKAERDGSNEYNSYQPGSLNTTDQLIKDLANIDIVFHIGDITYANGYISQWDQFTSMIEPIASTVPYMIASGNHERDTPGTGSFYDTNDSGGECGVLAQTMFYVPADNIAKFWYSTDYGMFHFCIANSEHDWREGSEQYRFIENCFATADRQKQPWLIFAVHRVLGYSSVDYYSLMGSFEEPMGRDSLQKLWQKYKVDIAFYGHVHNYERTCPIYQNQCVNTEKFHYSGTVNGTIHVVVGGGGSELSYFSELQPIWSLHRDCDYGFAKLTAFNHSSLLFEYKKSRDGKVYDSFTISRDYRDVLACVHDGCESTTLAS, from the exons ATGGGTCGATCACCGCTGCTGACCGTTGACTCCATGTTGTCGCTGGTGGCGGTCTTACTCGTGGTCGGCGTTCGAATCGCGAGCGCTGTGGCTGGAGAGCAGCCGCTCTCCAAGATAGCGATCCACAACGCTGTTTATGCGCTTCATGAGAATGCTTCCATCAGTGCTCACCCTCTTGTTCTTGGGCTCAAG GGGGAAGATACTGAGTGGGTTGTCGTGGACTTTCAAAGCCCCAGACCTGCCGAAGACGACTGGGTTGCGGTTTTTTCTCCTGCCAACTTCAA CTCCTCTACCTGTCCACCTAATGATCCAAGGCAGCGAGCACCTTTTATATGCTCAGCTCCCATCAAG TATAAGTTTGCCAATGAGTCCAGCTCTGACTATACAAAGACGGGGAATGCTTCTTTGGAGTTCCAACTGATAAATCAGAGATCAGACTTCTCATTTGCACTCTTCTCAGGCGGGCTGTCAAAT CCGAAACTTGTGGCAGTTTCGAATTTCATTAACTATGCAAATCCAAAGGCACCCCTTTATCCACGTCTTTCTCAAGGGAAGTCTTGGGATGAA ATGACAGTTACCTGGACCAGTGGCTATAACATCCATGAAGCGATTCCTTTTGTTGAGTGGTGTCTTGAGGAAGAAACCCAGACTAGAGCGCCAGCTGGAACATTGACAATTCAACAAAATAGCATGTGTG GTCCACCTGCACGAACGGTAGGGTGGCGAGATCCAGGTTTCATACATACAAGTTTCCTAAAGAATCTGTGGCCTAATGCAAG GTACACATATAGGCTTGGCCACAGATTAGCCAACAATTCATACGTTTGGAGCAAGGTGTACTCCTTCAAATCACCTCCATATCCGGGACAAGACTCGTTGCAGCAGGTCGTAATATTTGGTGACATGGGAAAG GCAGAGCGTGACGGGTCAAACGAGTACAATAGCTATCAGCCAGGCTCGTTAAACACGACAGATCAACTCATCAAGGATTTGGCCAACATAGATATAGTGTTTCATATAGGTGATATAACATATGCAAATGGATATATTTCACAGTGGGATCAGTTCACATCTATGATCGAGCCCATTGCATCGACTGTCCCTTACATGATTGCAAG TGGGAATCATGAGCGTGACACTCCAGGCACGGGATCATTTTACGACACCAATGATTCAGGCGGTGAATGCGGCGTCCTAGCACAGACCATGTTCTATGTCCCTGCAGATAATATAGCGAAATTTTG GTATTCAACGGATTATGGCATGTTCCACTTCTGCATAGCCAACAGTGAACACGACTGGAGGGAGGGTTCTGAACAATATAGGTTCATTGAGAACTGTTTTGCAACAGCGGACAGACAAAAGCAACCTTGGCTGATATTTGCCGTGCATCGTGTTCTTGGCTATTCTTCTGTGGATTACTACAGTTTGATGGGCTCTTTCGAGGAGCCTATGGGAAGGGATAGCTTGCAGAAGCTGTGGCAGAAGTACAAAGTCGACATAGCATTCTACGGTCATGTCCATAACTACGAAAGAACATGCCCAATTTACCAG AATCAATGTGTGAACACAGAAAAGTTTCATTATTCGGGCACCGTGAATGGGACGATCCATGTCGTCGTCGGTGGTGGAGGGAGCGAGTTATCATACTTCAGCGAATTGCAGCCAATTTGGAGCCTGCATAGAGACTGCGACTACGGATTTGCCAAGCTCACCGCATTCAACCACTCGTCCCTTCTGTTCGAGTACAAGAAGAGCAGAGACGGGAAGGTCTATGATTCATTTACTATCTCTAGGGATTACAGGGATGTCCTGGCATGTGTACATGATGGTTGTGAATCAACCACTTTGGCCTCGTAG